One Pectobacterium colocasium DNA segment encodes these proteins:
- the mmuM gene encoding homocysteine S-methyltransferase, protein MRKNTVTELLATAPTIVLDGALATELEARGCDLTDPLWSAKVLVENPALIYQVHLDYFKAGAQCAITASYQATPQGFAARGYSEAASLALIAKSVQLAAQARDDYWRDNPQAGSLLVAGSVGPYGAYLADGSEYRGDYQLPQTDMMAFHRPRMAALLAAGADLLACETLPSFAEIEALIALLTEFPQAQAWLSFTLRDSEHLSDGTPLRTVLAWVNACAQVVAVGLNCIALENVTPALTHLSSLTDLPLVVYPNSGEQYDAVTKTWSSAHDAACSLTAYLPEWQAAGARLIGGCCRTTPADIAGIARCCQHGHQH, encoded by the coding sequence TTGCGTAAAAATACGGTTACCGAACTGCTGGCGACGGCACCCACGATTGTGCTGGATGGCGCGCTGGCGACCGAACTGGAAGCGCGCGGTTGTGATTTAACGGATCCACTGTGGTCGGCGAAAGTGCTGGTTGAAAACCCGGCGCTGATTTATCAGGTTCATCTCGACTATTTCAAGGCAGGGGCGCAGTGCGCGATTACGGCCAGCTATCAGGCGACGCCGCAAGGGTTTGCGGCGCGTGGCTATAGTGAAGCGGCGTCGTTGGCGTTAATTGCCAAGAGCGTGCAGCTTGCGGCGCAGGCGCGGGATGATTACTGGCGCGACAATCCACAGGCTGGGTCGCTGCTGGTTGCGGGGTCAGTCGGGCCATACGGCGCCTATCTGGCGGATGGCTCGGAGTATCGCGGTGATTATCAGCTGCCGCAGACTGACATGATGGCGTTCCATCGGCCGCGTATGGCGGCGCTGTTGGCGGCGGGAGCGGATCTTCTGGCCTGTGAGACGCTGCCGTCTTTTGCGGAAATCGAGGCGCTGATTGCGTTACTGACGGAGTTCCCGCAGGCACAGGCGTGGCTCTCCTTCACGCTGCGTGACAGCGAACACCTCAGCGACGGTACGCCATTGCGCACGGTGCTGGCGTGGGTTAATGCCTGTGCGCAGGTGGTTGCCGTGGGGCTCAACTGCATTGCGCTGGAAAACGTGACGCCCGCGTTGACGCATCTGTCTTCACTGACAGATTTGCCGTTGGTGGTTTATCCCAATTCCGGCGAGCAGTATGATGCGGTAACGAAAACATGGAGCAGCGCTCACGATGCGGCCTGCTCGCTGACGGCGTATCTGCCCGAGTGGCAAGCGGCAGGGGCGCGTCTGATTGGCGGCTGCTGTCGCACCACACCCGCTGATATTGCTGGTATTGCACGCTGCTGCCAGCATGGGCATCAGCACTAA
- the cyaB gene encoding class IV adenylate cyclase, whose translation MVEHFTGKYEVELKFRIDDIAVFRNTLFSLHPEAFVFENKEHDVYYDDAENRLRQQNIKMRVRRMEPSGIKLWIVKGPGVDRCEAVNVEDFEKTHSMLQTLGYQPLFEIHKIRSIYFLDAFHITLDYIETLGYFVEISVMTDDETQLKALRDRCIECAIRLQLSLDNIETKSYYQLLGFN comes from the coding sequence ATGGTTGAACATTTCACAGGGAAATATGAAGTTGAACTTAAATTCCGCATTGACGATATAGCCGTTTTCAGGAATACGCTTTTTAGCCTTCATCCTGAGGCTTTTGTCTTTGAAAATAAAGAGCACGACGTTTATTACGATGATGCAGAGAATCGCCTGCGGCAGCAAAATATCAAAATGCGGGTGCGCCGCATGGAGCCATCGGGGATTAAGCTCTGGATCGTGAAAGGGCCGGGCGTCGATCGCTGCGAAGCGGTTAATGTCGAAGATTTTGAAAAAACCCACAGCATGCTACAGACGTTAGGGTATCAGCCCCTTTTTGAAATTCATAAAATCCGCAGCATCTACTTTTTAGACGCCTTCCATATTACGCTCGATTATATTGAGACCTTGGGTTATTTCGTAGAAATATCGGTAATGACCGATGATGAAACCCAGTTGAAAGCACTCAGGGATAGGTGTATAGAGTGTGCGATACGACTTCAATTGTCATTGGATAATATTGAAACGAAATCCTATTATCAATTATTAGGCTTTAACTAA
- a CDS encoding FMN-binding protein: MKKSISAALATVVMVFSLPVHGSDVAQYKDGSYIGKAQGKAADVEVTVSIKDGKIANAEVLKHGDTEAMMLSATDQIVPELIEKQDIDKVDAVTGATLSSHGVINAVKQALEQAKVTP; encoded by the coding sequence ATGAAAAAATCTATTTCGGCGGCGTTGGCCACGGTAGTGATGGTGTTTTCTCTGCCTGTTCATGGTAGCGATGTGGCGCAATATAAAGATGGCAGCTATATCGGAAAAGCGCAGGGTAAGGCGGCAGACGTTGAGGTTACGGTCAGCATTAAAGACGGAAAGATCGCTAATGCTGAAGTGTTGAAGCACGGCGATACCGAAGCCATGATGCTGAGCGCGACGGATCAAATCGTGCCGGAACTCATTGAGAAGCAGGATATTGACAAGGTGGATGCGGTAACAGGGGCAACGTTATCGAGTCATGGGGTGATTAACGCGGTGAAGCAGGCACTGGAACAGGCAAAAGTCACGCCGTAA
- a CDS encoding DUF6622 family protein, with the protein MEDLLIILRHTPYWVWIVLGYLIYAGIKASQPRRQSLTRMLVVPIVFMVWGVSAIFHTLLFPLAAAGGFLLALLVGLGIGWMLGKTSGAYLPESRVFQRTGSWWPLGLMLLTFCSRFYFSVQLARFPALAHDLVFCLLSGAVGGITAGIFSGVSLCLLNQMRKIKPSLT; encoded by the coding sequence GTGGAAGACCTGCTGATTATTCTGCGTCATACACCTTACTGGGTGTGGATTGTTTTGGGTTACCTGATTTATGCCGGAATAAAAGCCAGCCAGCCGAGGCGACAATCGCTGACGCGGATGCTGGTTGTGCCAATTGTTTTCATGGTGTGGGGCGTTAGCGCCATTTTTCATACGCTGCTGTTCCCGCTTGCGGCGGCAGGAGGATTTCTGCTGGCGTTACTCGTTGGGCTGGGCATCGGGTGGATGTTGGGGAAAACGTCAGGCGCTTATCTGCCGGAATCACGTGTTTTTCAGCGCACGGGGTCATGGTGGCCGCTGGGCTTGATGCTGCTGACGTTTTGTTCTCGTTTCTATTTTTCCGTCCAACTGGCTCGGTTTCCCGCGTTGGCACATGACCTTGTATTCTGTCTATTGTCCGGCGCGGTAGGTGGAATTACCGCTGGAATATTTAGCGGTGTCAGCCTGTGTTTGCTCAACCAGATGCGCAAAATAAAACCGTCTCTGACGTAA
- the pbpG gene encoding D-alanyl-D-alanine endopeptidase, with the protein MTKNFKLSLCGLLLLSTHAVMLPQAVAKAPTYSAGTAHQEIASGSAMVVDLRDNHILYSSNPDVVVPIASVTKLMTALVVLDANQPLDEIISVDISQTKEMKGVYSRVRLNSQISRHDMLLLALMSSENRAAASLAHHYPGGYQAFIRAMNAKARALGMAHTRYVEPTGLSINNVSTARDLTKLLIASKQYPLLSQLSTTQEKTATFSNPTYSLPFRNTNHLVYKADWSIQLTKTGFTNQAGHCLVMRTVINQRPVALVVLDAFGKYTHFADANRLRKWMETGKVSEVPAAALSYKKQKSLASRQPQSMASIETE; encoded by the coding sequence ATGACTAAAAATTTTAAGCTTTCTCTTTGTGGCCTGTTGCTGCTGTCAACCCATGCTGTGATGTTGCCTCAGGCTGTGGCGAAAGCGCCGACGTACTCCGCCGGCACTGCGCATCAGGAAATTGCTTCCGGTAGCGCTATGGTGGTGGATTTGCGTGATAACCACATTCTGTATTCCAGTAACCCAGATGTGGTGGTGCCGATTGCTTCGGTGACGAAATTGATGACGGCGCTGGTGGTGCTGGATGCCAATCAGCCGCTGGATGAAATCATCTCTGTGGATATCAGCCAGACGAAAGAAATGAAAGGGGTGTACTCGCGCGTTCGTCTGAATAGTCAGATCAGCCGCCATGACATGCTGTTACTGGCGCTGATGTCCTCAGAAAACCGGGCCGCGGCGAGTCTGGCGCACCACTATCCGGGCGGCTATCAGGCGTTTATCCGCGCGATGAATGCCAAAGCCCGTGCGCTAGGCATGGCTCACACGCGCTATGTCGAGCCGACCGGGCTGTCCATCAATAACGTCTCGACCGCCCGCGATCTCACTAAACTCCTGATCGCCAGCAAGCAATATCCGCTGCTGAGTCAACTGAGCACCACGCAGGAGAAAACGGCGACGTTCTCTAATCCGACGTACAGCCTGCCGTTCAGAAACACGAATCATCTGGTCTATAAAGCTGACTGGAGCATCCAACTGACCAAAACGGGCTTCACGAATCAGGCGGGACACTGTCTGGTGATGAGGACGGTCATTAATCAGCGGCCTGTGGCGCTGGTGGTGCTGGACGCATTCGGTAAATACACGCACTTTGCCGATGCTAACCGCCTGCGTAAGTGGATGGAAACCGGCAAGGTCAGCGAGGTGCCTGCCGCCGCGCTGAGCTATAAGAAACAAAAATCGCTGGCTTCCCGCCAACCGCAGAGCATGGCGAGCATAGAAACCGAATAA
- a CDS encoding glutathione S-transferase family protein, whose product MYQLYIANKNYSSWSLRPWVLLKTLSIPFEEKLVVFAPGMAQPAFKAFSPTAKVPCLIDGDITVWDSLAITEYLAEKHPGVWPAEAKTRAWARCAAAEMHSGFTALRNTCSMSCGVRVKMNEISPALSNDINRICELWQEGLTRFGGPFLAGKQFSAVDAFFAPVVFRIKTYQLPVSPEATAYCDHLLAQPAMQRWLEDALAETWREDEHDEEVRKAGEVIEDRRARA is encoded by the coding sequence ATGTATCAGTTGTATATCGCCAATAAAAATTATTCGTCCTGGTCACTGCGTCCGTGGGTGCTGTTGAAAACACTGTCGATTCCTTTCGAAGAGAAACTGGTTGTTTTTGCACCAGGCATGGCACAGCCGGCGTTTAAGGCCTTTTCACCGACGGCAAAAGTCCCCTGCCTGATCGACGGCGATATCACCGTTTGGGATTCATTGGCGATTACCGAATACCTGGCTGAGAAGCATCCCGGCGTCTGGCCTGCCGAGGCCAAAACCCGCGCCTGGGCACGCTGTGCCGCGGCCGAAATGCATTCTGGTTTTACCGCCCTGCGCAATACCTGTTCCATGAGCTGCGGCGTGCGCGTCAAAATGAACGAAATATCTCCCGCCCTCAGCAACGACATTAACCGCATCTGTGAACTCTGGCAGGAAGGGCTAACGCGCTTTGGCGGGCCGTTTCTGGCAGGAAAACAGTTTTCAGCAGTAGACGCCTTCTTTGCGCCAGTTGTGTTCCGTATCAAAACCTATCAGCTTCCCGTATCGCCGGAAGCCACTGCCTATTGCGACCATCTGTTAGCGCAGCCTGCTATGCAGCGCTGGCTGGAAGATGCTTTAGCGGAAACCTGGCGTGAAGATGAACATGACGAAGAAGTGAGAAAAGCGGGAGAAGTGATAGAAGATCGGCGCGCTCGCGCGTAG
- a CDS encoding DeoR/GlpR family DNA-binding transcription regulator — protein MLEETRLHRIQALLSTLNQVSTEKIIQHLGVSRETVRRDIVKLEAAGALRRVHGGIVATTQEPELPLSVRNTVREKEKQAIARAAVQQLKAGQTLFIDAGSTTSLLADELLSMPGMTVITNSLTVAQKLTATESVAQHSVILLGGYMGASAQATSGDITINELQRYRADVALLSPVGVVATSGASSFAHHEAAIARAMVQYARTRIILADHSKIGTTSRVVYATLPEIDMIVTDAASADNPELALLQMHCQQVIIA, from the coding sequence ATGTTAGAAGAAACGCGGTTACATCGCATACAGGCACTGCTCTCGACATTAAACCAGGTGAGCACCGAGAAAATCATTCAACATCTTGGTGTGTCACGCGAAACCGTACGACGCGATATCGTGAAGCTGGAAGCCGCAGGCGCGTTGCGCCGCGTTCACGGCGGGATTGTGGCAACAACACAAGAACCGGAACTGCCGCTGTCCGTTCGTAATACCGTGCGCGAAAAAGAAAAGCAGGCCATTGCCCGCGCGGCCGTACAGCAGTTAAAAGCCGGGCAAACCCTGTTTATCGACGCGGGCAGCACGACTTCTCTGTTAGCCGATGAGTTGCTCTCCATGCCGGGAATGACGGTCATTACCAATAGCCTGACCGTGGCACAAAAACTCACCGCGACGGAATCCGTTGCACAGCATAGCGTGATATTACTCGGTGGCTACATGGGCGCATCGGCACAGGCAACCAGCGGCGACATCACCATCAATGAACTACAACGCTATCGCGCCGATGTCGCACTTCTCTCTCCGGTGGGGGTAGTTGCCACTTCCGGTGCCAGCAGTTTTGCTCACCATGAAGCGGCTATTGCCAGAGCCATGGTGCAGTATGCACGAACGCGAATTATCCTCGCGGACCATAGCAAGATTGGCACCACCAGCCGCGTGGTCTATGCCACCCTGCCGGAAATCGATATGATCGTGACCGATGCCGCCAGTGCGGACAACCCCGAACTGGCATTACTACAGATGCATTGCCAACAGGTGATCATAGCCTGA
- a CDS encoding ABC transporter permease subunit, which translates to MSHSLLPPQTASDRWLSRLCLWLPLMALLMFFGIPMLSIAWHSLLDDQNGTVGLSNYLVLMDSPGIWRATANSLLLGVVTTLVTLLLGFIVAYGLECTAMPAKRFIAFATALPILAPSLVLGLGLIFLLGRNGIIGNLLGVRLDIYGFWGLLIANVLYALPQAILIIRTTLRHSDTRQYEAANVLGASDWRQFLDITLPGLRYGLLSAAFVIFTITITDFGNAIVIGGNFSVLATEIYSQVSGQMKFGMGAVVGILLLLPAAASIWIERAAARRQKAIGTHAAIPHVPQPLRTRDMSFYLATMTIAFTIIAVIGTVIIASMIRLWPYRLDLTLKHYDIDLAGGYTPLWTSVWISALAAMVGTVLLFLLTFGIHRQPGKVANAAVLLSALPVAVPGLVLGLSYVFTFNTADLPWGMLYGSALLVALCNYYHYHTQGYTTMMMGMRNVPHAMEDATTVLGGGVVRILRDVYLPAMRVTLISVAMFLFMRSMVTLSAVIFLVTPSLPLGAVTVMRLDEAGFTSQAAAFSTCIMGIVAMTALLLHLVTEKRQTV; encoded by the coding sequence ATGAGCCATTCACTTCTCCCTCCGCAAACGGCCAGTGACCGCTGGCTTTCACGTCTCTGTCTGTGGCTTCCACTGATGGCGCTGCTGATGTTTTTCGGCATCCCCATGCTGAGTATCGCCTGGCACAGTCTGCTGGACGATCAAAACGGCACCGTTGGCTTATCCAACTATCTGGTGCTGATGGATTCACCCGGCATCTGGCGGGCAACAGCAAACAGTTTGTTATTAGGCGTCGTCACCACATTGGTCACGCTGTTACTGGGATTCATTGTTGCCTATGGGCTGGAATGTACCGCCATGCCCGCGAAACGTTTTATCGCCTTTGCGACCGCACTTCCTATACTTGCGCCTTCGCTGGTGTTGGGCTTGGGGCTGATTTTTCTGCTGGGAAGAAATGGCATCATCGGTAATCTGCTTGGTGTGCGGTTGGATATTTATGGCTTTTGGGGGCTGTTGATTGCCAACGTTCTGTACGCGCTGCCGCAGGCCATTTTGATCATTCGCACCACCCTGCGCCATAGCGATACCCGCCAGTATGAAGCCGCCAATGTGCTGGGCGCGTCCGACTGGCGACAGTTTCTGGATATTACCCTCCCAGGCCTGCGATACGGCCTGCTGAGTGCCGCCTTTGTCATTTTTACCATTACCATCACGGACTTCGGCAACGCGATTGTGATCGGCGGCAACTTCTCCGTACTCGCCACCGAGATTTACAGCCAGGTCAGCGGCCAGATGAAATTCGGTATGGGTGCGGTCGTGGGGATTTTACTGCTGCTGCCTGCGGCGGCGTCTATCTGGATAGAGCGCGCCGCGGCAAGACGGCAAAAAGCAATTGGCACACACGCGGCTATCCCGCATGTGCCGCAACCTTTGCGTACTCGCGATATGTCATTCTATCTGGCCACCATGACGATCGCGTTCACCATTATCGCCGTCATTGGCACTGTTATTATCGCCAGCATGATACGCCTATGGCCGTACCGTCTGGACCTGACGCTTAAGCATTATGATATCGACCTCGCGGGTGGCTACACCCCGCTGTGGACATCGGTGTGGATTTCGGCGCTGGCGGCTATGGTCGGCACCGTGCTGTTATTCCTGCTCACTTTCGGTATTCATCGGCAGCCGGGCAAAGTCGCCAACGCCGCCGTACTGCTCAGCGCGTTGCCTGTTGCCGTTCCCGGTCTGGTATTAGGGTTATCTTACGTGTTTACGTTCAATACGGCCGATCTTCCCTGGGGCATGCTGTACGGTTCAGCCCTGCTGGTGGCACTGTGCAATTATTATCACTACCACACGCAAGGCTACACTACGATGATGATGGGAATGCGTAACGTTCCACATGCAATGGAAGATGCCACCACGGTGCTAGGCGGCGGTGTGGTACGTATTTTACGTGATGTTTATCTGCCAGCCATGCGTGTCACGCTGATTTCGGTCGCCATGTTTTTATTCATGCGCTCAATGGTTACACTATCGGCCGTGATTTTTTTGGTCACGCCGTCATTGCCGTTAGGTGCCGTTACCGTGATGCGGCTGGATGAAGCCGGCTTTACCTCACAGGCTGCCGCCTTTTCTACGTGTATTATGGGGATTGTCGCCATGACAGCCCTGCTTCTGCATCTTGTGACAGAGAAACGGCAAACGGTGTAG
- a CDS encoding ABC transporter ATP-binding protein has protein sequence MALVIQNLYKSFEGYVALDRINLSIENAEFVCLLGPSGCGKTTLLRIIAGLLSCDGGKITLDDRDLVNVPARERGFGIVFQSYSLFPHMTIAQNIGYGLKIRQTPAEEVAARVSDLLDTVRLSGFGDRYPAQLSGGQQQRVAIARALAVNPSLLLLDEPLSALDARVRAGLRQELRDVQQRLGIPTLMVTHDQEEAMSMADKIICMHGGRIVQEGTPHELYTSPRTRFVAEFMGHSNLLSRDVVTACMPELLPSAQNTVLPEDAELFIRPERIELHKAEGAEGRVINTSFLGSIQRVQVMWKSQPLLVETSSAVNWSSGDPVHLSIRAEDCAWVQA, from the coding sequence ATGGCACTGGTTATTCAAAATCTTTATAAAAGCTTTGAGGGTTATGTCGCTCTCGACCGTATCAATTTGTCGATTGAAAATGCCGAATTTGTCTGCCTTCTTGGGCCAAGCGGCTGTGGCAAAACGACATTGCTGCGCATCATTGCCGGATTGCTAAGCTGCGATGGGGGGAAAATCACGCTGGATGACCGCGATCTGGTCAACGTGCCCGCGAGAGAGCGAGGCTTTGGCATCGTATTTCAGTCTTATTCACTCTTTCCCCACATGACGATTGCACAAAACATTGGCTACGGTCTCAAAATTCGCCAGACGCCTGCCGAGGAAGTTGCCGCACGCGTCAGCGATCTGCTGGACACCGTACGCCTTAGTGGATTCGGCGATCGTTATCCTGCCCAGCTTTCAGGCGGGCAACAGCAGCGTGTTGCGATTGCCCGCGCACTGGCGGTCAATCCCTCCCTGCTCTTACTGGATGAACCGCTTTCAGCACTGGATGCACGCGTGCGTGCTGGGCTGCGTCAGGAACTGCGTGACGTGCAACAACGTCTTGGCATTCCGACACTGATGGTCACGCACGATCAGGAAGAGGCAATGAGCATGGCGGATAAAATCATCTGCATGCACGGTGGACGTATTGTTCAGGAAGGCACACCACATGAACTCTATACCAGCCCACGCACACGCTTCGTGGCCGAATTCATGGGGCACAGTAATTTGCTGTCACGTGATGTCGTCACTGCATGTATGCCCGAGCTGCTTCCTTCCGCGCAAAATACTGTGCTACCGGAAGACGCAGAGCTGTTTATTCGCCCGGAACGCATCGAATTACATAAAGCAGAAGGCGCGGAAGGTCGGGTTATCAACACCAGCTTCCTCGGCAGCATTCAACGTGTTCAGGTGATGTGGAAATCGCAACCACTGCTGGTCGAAACCAGCAGCGCCGTTAACTGGTCCTCTGGAGACCCCGTTCATCTCTCAATTCGCGCAGAAGACTGCGCCTGGGTGCAAGCATGA
- a CDS encoding ABC transporter substrate-binding protein: MNRFSLRRTSLIAALIGATLASAVAQAGTITVYTSLEEDEIKDYVAQAKKDLPDLTINVLRLSTGDLGPRILAESKNPQHDVIWGWAVTSVMDPRLSALLEPYDAKGSDSLAATYRAPDHKWFAATGYMAAFCVNTEALKAKNLPVPASWQDLTNPVYKGEIVMPNPVSSGTGYLQIAALLQSKGDQNGWAFLKSLDGNIAQYTKSGSRPCKAARTGEYAIGVSLAFAAMQSIEEGYPIKMVIPNDGAGYELEASALMKAAKNKPDAKRFLDWTLSSHAATLYTKYKEIVTIPGVEQSKAAQVAGLPADLTQVLYPVDFTKSASDRDATLATWQKTIGR; encoded by the coding sequence ATGAACCGATTTTCATTGCGCCGCACCAGTCTGATCGCTGCACTCATCGGTGCCACACTGGCGAGCGCTGTCGCACAAGCAGGCACCATCACGGTCTATACCTCATTGGAAGAAGATGAGATCAAAGATTACGTCGCACAGGCCAAAAAAGACTTACCCGACCTGACAATCAACGTACTGCGCTTGTCCACTGGCGATCTCGGCCCACGGATTCTGGCGGAATCCAAGAATCCGCAACATGACGTCATTTGGGGATGGGCCGTGACCAGCGTGATGGATCCACGCTTGTCCGCCTTATTGGAGCCCTACGATGCCAAAGGGAGCGATAGCCTTGCCGCCACCTACCGCGCCCCGGATCACAAATGGTTTGCAGCAACAGGCTATATGGCTGCCTTTTGCGTCAATACCGAAGCGTTAAAAGCTAAGAATCTGCCTGTTCCCGCATCCTGGCAGGATCTGACCAACCCGGTCTATAAAGGGGAAATCGTGATGCCCAATCCGGTTTCCTCCGGCACAGGCTATCTGCAAATCGCGGCGCTGCTGCAATCTAAAGGGGATCAAAATGGCTGGGCATTCCTGAAGTCGCTGGATGGCAACATCGCCCAATACACCAAGTCCGGCTCACGTCCGTGTAAAGCGGCACGGACGGGCGAATATGCGATTGGCGTATCGCTGGCTTTCGCCGCGATGCAATCGATTGAAGAAGGCTACCCCATCAAGATGGTGATCCCAAACGATGGGGCTGGCTATGAATTAGAAGCCTCCGCCCTGATGAAGGCAGCCAAAAACAAACCCGACGCGAAGCGCTTTCTTGACTGGACGCTCTCCAGCCATGCCGCCACGCTCTACACCAAATATAAAGAGATCGTGACAATACCTGGCGTTGAACAGTCAAAAGCCGCGCAAGTGGCTGGCCTGCCCGCCGATCTCACACAGGTGCTCTATCCCGTGGATTTCACCAAAAGCGCCAGCGATCGTGACGCCACACTGGCAACCTGGCAAAAAACCATCGGCCGATAG
- a CDS encoding aspartate aminotransferase family protein produces MATRSTIMDTNSFRAEHADALDEDTRRLTNKRTQVLGDSYRLFYRNPVHLVRGAGQYLWDASGHKYLDVYNNVASIGHCHPAVIDAVNEQMRLLNTHTRYLHERILDYSADILSTVPAAINKAMYMCTGSEANDLAIRVARAYSGGTGIIVSREAYHGTSELTSGASPALGSGQTLAATTRLVPAPDRYRVNAPDLGVWFAQQIQRQIDDMAANGIKFAGFLADSIFSSDGVLPGPAGYLKPAIDVVHANGGIFIADEVQPGFARTGEHFWGFGRHGIVPDVVTLGKPMGNGIPVSALLAKADVLAAFSDEIPYFNTFGGNPVSIAAAQAVLRVIREEGLQEHSRCVGEKLQRELALLADRHACIGDVRGAGLFIGFELVSDRETKTPDKALALDVVEQLRAERVLTSVAGPHGNVLKLRPPLAFQEHDIDWLVGALDRALRLQSSRR; encoded by the coding sequence ATGGCGACACGCTCAACCATCATGGATACCAATAGCTTTCGCGCTGAACATGCGGATGCGCTGGATGAGGATACACGCAGGCTGACGAATAAGCGTACTCAGGTGTTAGGGGACTCCTATCGTTTGTTCTACCGTAATCCGGTACATCTGGTTCGCGGTGCTGGGCAATACCTGTGGGATGCCAGCGGGCATAAGTATCTGGATGTCTACAACAATGTCGCCAGTATTGGACACTGTCACCCTGCGGTCATTGACGCTGTTAACGAACAAATGCGCCTGCTCAACACACATACCCGTTATTTGCACGAGCGTATTCTGGATTACTCTGCAGATATCCTCAGTACGGTGCCTGCGGCGATTAACAAGGCGATGTATATGTGTACCGGGTCGGAGGCCAACGATCTGGCGATTCGCGTAGCGCGCGCCTACAGCGGTGGGACAGGGATTATTGTGAGCCGCGAGGCTTACCACGGGACCAGTGAACTCACTTCCGGCGCCTCACCGGCTCTCGGAAGCGGACAGACTCTGGCGGCGACAACGCGTCTTGTGCCCGCGCCTGACCGCTATCGGGTCAATGCGCCGGATCTGGGCGTGTGGTTTGCGCAGCAAATTCAACGGCAAATTGATGACATGGCTGCGAACGGTATTAAATTTGCCGGCTTTCTGGCGGATTCCATTTTTTCCTCGGATGGTGTCTTACCGGGACCGGCTGGCTACCTGAAACCGGCCATTGATGTGGTGCACGCGAATGGGGGAATTTTCATTGCGGATGAGGTACAGCCTGGATTTGCCCGCACGGGCGAGCATTTTTGGGGATTTGGTCGGCACGGTATTGTGCCGGATGTCGTCACGCTGGGTAAACCCATGGGCAACGGCATACCGGTGTCGGCGCTGTTGGCAAAAGCCGATGTGTTGGCGGCATTCAGCGATGAAATTCCCTATTTTAATACCTTCGGTGGGAATCCGGTGTCGATCGCCGCTGCGCAGGCGGTATTGCGCGTGATTCGCGAAGAGGGGTTGCAGGAACACAGCCGCTGTGTCGGGGAAAAATTGCAGCGTGAGCTGGCGCTGCTTGCCGATCGCCATGCGTGCATCGGTGATGTGCGCGGCGCGGGGCTGTTTATCGGCTTTGAGCTGGTCAGCGATCGAGAAACAAAAACGCCGGATAAAGCACTGGCGCTGGACGTAGTTGAACAACTTCGTGCCGAACGGGTGCTCACGTCGGTGGCCGGGCCGCATGGGAATGTGCTGAAACTGCGTCCGCCGCTGGCGTTTCAGGAGCACGATATTGACTGGCTGGTTGGAGCGCTCGATCGGGCTTTGCGTTTGCAATCATCGCGGCGTTAA